In Microbulbifer salipaludis, a genomic segment contains:
- a CDS encoding Lrp/AsnC family transcriptional regulator, with translation MAYLLDAIDKHILEILQEDATIPNIELAEKVHLSPSPCSRRVKNLHEQGFIKRAVTLLEPDKVGLPVSVFIQVTLNHQVKKELQHFESTIGQWPEVMECYLMTGDFDYLLRVVVPNLHAYQEFLDKKLTELPGIDHIKSSFSLKQVRYRTELPLDQLLEK, from the coding sequence ATGGCCTATCTACTGGACGCCATCGACAAGCACATTCTGGAAATTCTTCAGGAAGACGCGACCATTCCCAACATCGAGCTGGCAGAAAAAGTCCACCTGTCGCCGTCGCCCTGCTCCCGTCGCGTCAAAAACCTGCACGAACAGGGGTTTATCAAGCGCGCGGTCACCCTGCTGGAGCCGGACAAAGTCGGCCTGCCCGTGAGCGTGTTTATCCAGGTGACCCTCAACCACCAGGTGAAGAAAGAGCTGCAGCACTTTGAGTCCACCATCGGCCAGTGGCCGGAAGTGATGGAGTGCTACCTGATGACCGGGGACTTCGACTACCTGTTGCGGGTGGTGGTGCCCAACCTGCATGCCTATCAAGAGTTTCTGGATAAAAAGCTCACCGAGCTGCCCGGTATCGACCATATCAAAAGCAGCTTCTCCCTGAAGCAGGTGCGTTACCGCACGGAACTGCCCCTCGATCAACTGCTGGAAAAATGA
- a CDS encoding DUF2905 domain-containing protein: protein MGRWLIVAGCVLIVVGLALNYAPWLVNWFGRLPGDIRIETERSRVYFPIVSMIIVSVVLSLILSWFRR, encoded by the coding sequence ATGGGGCGTTGGTTGATCGTGGCTGGCTGTGTGCTGATCGTGGTGGGGTTGGCGCTGAACTATGCACCGTGGCTGGTGAACTGGTTTGGGCGGCTGCCCGGCGATATTCGGATTGAGACCGAGCGCAGCCGCGTCTATTTCCCCATTGTTTCCATGATCATTGTCAGCGTGGTGCTGAGCCTTATCCTGAGCTGGTTTCGTCGCTAG